A stretch of Cicer arietinum cultivar CDC Frontier isolate Library 1 chromosome 5, Cicar.CDCFrontier_v2.0, whole genome shotgun sequence DNA encodes these proteins:
- the LOC101496971 gene encoding GDSL esterase/lipase At2g42990-like isoform X2, with protein sequence MRTKYTLFLFFIELVVHFSISNSGKVPAIIVFGDSSVDSGNNNFIPTIAKSNFEPYGRDFPNGNPTGRFSNGRIPSDFISEAFGLKSIVPAYLDPSYDIYDFATGVCFASAGTGYDNATSNVADVIPLWKEVEFYKDYQKKLRACLGDEKANEIVKEALYLVSIGTNDFLENYYTLPDRRAQFTTVQKYEDFLIGLAENFLRKIYDLGARKISLTGLPPMGCLPLERALNIMDLHGCVDEYNDVALEFNAKLGRLVTKLNKKLPGFQLVDANGYNILLQIVTQPSHFVSGT encoded by the exons ATGAGGACAAAATACACTCTGTTTCTGTTCTTTATTGAACTTGTGGTTCATTTTTCAATATCAAACAGTGGAAAAGTTCCAGCTATAATAGTGTTTGGTGACTCCTCTGTTGATTCAGGTAACAACAATTTCATTCCAACCATAGCAAAGAGCAATTTTGAACCATATGGTAGAGATTTTCCAAATGGTAATCCTACTGGTAGATTCTCCAATGGTCGTATTCCCTCTGATTTCATCTCTGAAGCATTTGGTCTTAAATCAATTGTTCCTGCTTACTTGGATCCTTCTTATGATATATATGATTTTGCTACTGGTGTTTGTTTTGCTTCTGCTGGTACTGGCTATGATAATGCTACTTCAAATGTTGCT GATGTAATACCATTATGGAAAGAAGTTGAATTCTACAAGGATTACCAAAAGAAATTAAGGGCATGTCTTGGTGATGAGAAAGCTAATGAAATAGTAAAGGAGGCTTTATATTTGGTTAGCATAGGAACAAATGATTTTCTTGAGAATTATTACACACTTCCTGATCGAAGGGCTCAATTTACAACTGTTCAAAAGTATGAGGATTTTTTAATTGGACTTGCTGAAAATTTTCTTAGGAAAATTTATGACCTTGGAGCAAGGAAAATTTCTCTGACAGGATTACCTCCAATGGGGTGTTTGCCACTTGAGAGAGCCTTAAATATTATGGATCTTCATGGTTGTGTGGATGAATACAATGATGTGGCTTTGGAATTTAATGCAAAATTGGGAAGGTTAGTGACAAAGTTAAACAAGAAACTCCCTGGATTTCAATTGGTGGATGCAAATGGATATAATATCTTACTTCAAATTGTTACACAACCTTCTCattttg TTTCAGGTACCTGA
- the LOC101496971 gene encoding GDSL esterase/lipase At2g42990-like isoform X1, which yields MRTKYTLFLFFIELVVHFSISNSGKVPAIIVFGDSSVDSGNNNFIPTIAKSNFEPYGRDFPNGNPTGRFSNGRIPSDFISEAFGLKSIVPAYLDPSYDIYDFATGVCFASAGTGYDNATSNVADVIPLWKEVEFYKDYQKKLRACLGDEKANEIVKEALYLVSIGTNDFLENYYTLPDRRAQFTTVQKYEDFLIGLAENFLRKIYDLGARKISLTGLPPMGCLPLERALNIMDLHGCVDEYNDVALEFNAKLGRLVTKLNKKLPGFQLVDANGYNILLQIVTQPSHFGFEVETVGCCGTGRFEMGYLCNAKSPYTCTNANKYVFWDAFHPSQRTSQIISSYLIEKYLVKFL from the exons ATGAGGACAAAATACACTCTGTTTCTGTTCTTTATTGAACTTGTGGTTCATTTTTCAATATCAAACAGTGGAAAAGTTCCAGCTATAATAGTGTTTGGTGACTCCTCTGTTGATTCAGGTAACAACAATTTCATTCCAACCATAGCAAAGAGCAATTTTGAACCATATGGTAGAGATTTTCCAAATGGTAATCCTACTGGTAGATTCTCCAATGGTCGTATTCCCTCTGATTTCATCTCTGAAGCATTTGGTCTTAAATCAATTGTTCCTGCTTACTTGGATCCTTCTTATGATATATATGATTTTGCTACTGGTGTTTGTTTTGCTTCTGCTGGTACTGGCTATGATAATGCTACTTCAAATGTTGCT GATGTAATACCATTATGGAAAGAAGTTGAATTCTACAAGGATTACCAAAAGAAATTAAGGGCATGTCTTGGTGATGAGAAAGCTAATGAAATAGTAAAGGAGGCTTTATATTTGGTTAGCATAGGAACAAATGATTTTCTTGAGAATTATTACACACTTCCTGATCGAAGGGCTCAATTTACAACTGTTCAAAAGTATGAGGATTTTTTAATTGGACTTGCTGAAAATTTTCTTAGGAAAATTTATGACCTTGGAGCAAGGAAAATTTCTCTGACAGGATTACCTCCAATGGGGTGTTTGCCACTTGAGAGAGCCTTAAATATTATGGATCTTCATGGTTGTGTGGATGAATACAATGATGTGGCTTTGGAATTTAATGCAAAATTGGGAAGGTTAGTGACAAAGTTAAACAAGAAACTCCCTGGATTTCAATTGGTGGATGCAAATGGATATAATATCTTACTTCAAATTGTTACACAACCTTCTCattttg GTTTTGAAGTTGAAACAGTGGGGTGTTGTGGAACGGGTAGATTTGAGATGGGTTATTTATGTAATGCAAAAAGCCCATATACATGCACAAAtgcaaataaatatgtattttgggATGCTTTTCACCCATCACAAAGAACAAGTCAGATAATATCGAgttatttaatagaaaaatatctTGTCAAGTTTCTATGA
- the LOC101496971 gene encoding GDSL esterase/lipase At2g42990-like isoform X3, producing the protein MRTKYTLFLFFIELVVHFSISNSGKVPAIIVFGDSSVDSGNNNFIPTIAKSNFEPYGRDFPNGNPTGRFSNGRIPSDFISEAFGLKSIVPAYLDPSYDIYDFATGVCFASAGTGYDNATSNVADVIPLWKEVEFYKDYQKKLRACLGDEKANEIVKEALYLVSIGTNDFLENYYTLPDRRAQFTTVQKYEDFLIGLAENFLRKIYDLGARKISLTGLPPMGCLPLERALNIMDLHGCVDEYNDVALEFNAKLGRLVTKLNKKLPGFQLVDANGYNILLQIVTQPSHFVFG; encoded by the exons ATGAGGACAAAATACACTCTGTTTCTGTTCTTTATTGAACTTGTGGTTCATTTTTCAATATCAAACAGTGGAAAAGTTCCAGCTATAATAGTGTTTGGTGACTCCTCTGTTGATTCAGGTAACAACAATTTCATTCCAACCATAGCAAAGAGCAATTTTGAACCATATGGTAGAGATTTTCCAAATGGTAATCCTACTGGTAGATTCTCCAATGGTCGTATTCCCTCTGATTTCATCTCTGAAGCATTTGGTCTTAAATCAATTGTTCCTGCTTACTTGGATCCTTCTTATGATATATATGATTTTGCTACTGGTGTTTGTTTTGCTTCTGCTGGTACTGGCTATGATAATGCTACTTCAAATGTTGCT GATGTAATACCATTATGGAAAGAAGTTGAATTCTACAAGGATTACCAAAAGAAATTAAGGGCATGTCTTGGTGATGAGAAAGCTAATGAAATAGTAAAGGAGGCTTTATATTTGGTTAGCATAGGAACAAATGATTTTCTTGAGAATTATTACACACTTCCTGATCGAAGGGCTCAATTTACAACTGTTCAAAAGTATGAGGATTTTTTAATTGGACTTGCTGAAAATTTTCTTAGGAAAATTTATGACCTTGGAGCAAGGAAAATTTCTCTGACAGGATTACCTCCAATGGGGTGTTTGCCACTTGAGAGAGCCTTAAATATTATGGATCTTCATGGTTGTGTGGATGAATACAATGATGTGGCTTTGGAATTTAATGCAAAATTGGGAAGGTTAGTGACAAAGTTAAACAAGAAACTCCCTGGATTTCAATTGGTGGATGCAAATGGATATAATATCTTACTTCAAATTGTTACACAACCTTCTCattttg TTTTTGGATGA